The Thermodesulfitimonas autotrophica genome includes the window ACTGCTGCGGCGGCGCGGAGGTCGGCGTCCACCTGGTTCACCGGGCTGTGGCGGCGGAGTTCCAGGCCCAGACCGGCGCGCCTCTCCCGGTGGAAATGCGGGAGGGGGCGGTGAAGGCCCGCCGGATAACGTTCAACGGCCGGACGGTCGACCTTTTCGCGGCGGTCGAGAGGGCGCTTTCCGACGCGGCGCAGGCGGTAAGCCAGCGGGTCATAGGGGCGTGGGGCAACCGGGCCGGGTTCGTAAAAACCGTGATCCTGTGCGGCGGCGGAGTTTTACTTCTTAAGGAGCGCCTCGAAGCGTGCCTGCCGGGCGTGGTGGTGCCGGAAGAGCCGGTCTACGCGAACGCGGTCGGTTTTTTGAAGGCGCTTGCCGGAAGCTGAAAAGCGTTGGCGCAGTAAGCGCGGAAGGTGATTTCGCTGCTGTCGAACCGGAAGGTGGTGGTGCTGTTGGCAGGGAAGAAGAAAAACTTCCGACAGGGAGACGCCGAAAAAGCCTCCAAACCCTCGCGCCGTCTGGAAATCCGGCTTCCGGCAGACCACTTCATTTTTGAGGTGAAGGAGGGTTCCCGGTCGAAGGTAGCAGTGGAGCTCTTGGACTTAGCGAAGCGGTTGGAGCGGATTGAGGAGCGGCTTGCGGCCCTGGAATCGGCAGGGATCCGGTCTCCGGGGCCGAAAGATAGCGAAAAGAAGGGGTTCGACGCGGCGGGGTTTTTCGCCGCTTTCGATTAACGGGGAAAGGGGGTGAGTCCGCTTGACCAAGACCGACTTTGTTTCCCTTGTGGCCGAGAAGTCCGGCCTGACGAAGAAGGACGCGGCCCGCGCGGTTGACGCCTTCTGCGAGGCCGTCAAAGAGGCCGCTGCGAAGGGCGAAAAGGTCGTCCTGCCCGGCTTCGGGGCCTTCGCGGTCGTAACCACAAAGGAGCGTAAGGGCCGCGACCTGCGCACCGGGGAAGAGATCGTCATCCCGGCGAAGAGGGCCGTGCGGTTCCGTGTGGGCAAACTGCTGAAGGAAGCGGTGAAGTAGCTTGCACTCCCCGGTTATTCGAGTTATAATAAACACCGGGAAACATACCCGGCTCGGGGGTTAATACCGAGACTCCTCCCAACAGGCGTGAAAGGGAGGACAAGCGCGCCGTGAAACTCTCGAAGGCTTTCGGCCTTTTCGGGACCTGCGGCGCGCTTTCGTTTTACGGGAGGCAAAAAAAGAAAGAACCGGAAGACGTTCGCGGCGCGCTTCCGGCCTCCCAAGAAAGATAAGGAGGTGAATTGAGAGATGTTTCCCTACTGCGATTATACCACAACCGTAATCCACGGTCTAACCTTTGTGGCGGCCGGGCTTTTCGGGTTGGCGGTTGTCCGGGTGACGCTTCAGGCCGCGTTCGCTTCCGCCTGCGGTCGGGTCGCCGGGGCGATGATAGCCGATATGGTTTTGTTCTGCGCGCTGGTTATACTGGCATGCAACACTTTGGCTGGCACGGGTTTTTTGGCTGCACAGGTGCAAGACGCGATTAACCAGCTCACCGCGCCGGTGCAAGAGGTAATGCAGGTGCTGAACAACCCGGGCTTCTAGTCGGGGCACTGGGAGAAAATAGGGTCAAAGGGGCGTTCCTTGCGATGGGCGAGGTAATTAACTTGTACGTCAAGCGTCTAGAAAAGGAATGGTTGCAGCTATGGGGTACCGGGGAAAACACAAAAAAGGCTCCAAAGGAGCCTGCAAGCGAAGAAGATATAACAGGGGTGGCGCGGCTAATCGCTTACTGCCAGGAAATAGCACCGGAGGTGGTGATGCAGGATAAAAACATCCCCGACGAAGGCAAGCGACGGGAGATACTTGAGGAGATGCTTGAGATCTTAAATCAATTAGCAAAAGAATATTCTTCGCGATGAGCTAAAAAGGGATCGGAAGACGGTACCCGATCTTTTCGCCTCCTCCCGTCGGCGCGCAAGCGCCCTCCTAACCTTTAGGTTAGCGGGGGTGCAGGTTTGACCTTCCCTGACCTACACGCTCCCGTTCCCGGCGGTGCGCGGCTTCTGGATTCGGGGTGTGCTTCCGCTAATAAGGAACGCGCCCGTGGCTGCGTAGCAGGCCGGTTGGAAGATTTGGATATTCCCGGGGTCAAATTTTTTGACCCCAATTTTTTCGTTTTTATAAGGAGGTGGTCGCTTTGAGGAAGACCGAGCGGCTGAGCGTCACGCTGCCCGCCGAGACGGCGGAGAGGATCAAAACCGAGGCGGCGCGGCGGCACGTCAGCGTGTCTTCCCTGGTCGCGCTGGCGGTCGAGAGGCTTACGTGCGACCTGGAGGCGGCGGAGTTCGCCCGCCGGGCGGAGGTCTTCGCCCGGGCGTGCCTTTTGGCGGCGCTGCGCGACCTGGAACCGGAGGCCAGGGTGGAGGAGGCGCGGCGGCTTCTTGCGGAGGCGACCGCGCAGATCAAGCGGATGGAGGAGAAGCGGAGATGAGGGTCAAGGTGTTGGCCGTGGTCAGCGAGGAAAGTGCGGTGAGGCTGCTGACGTCCTTCCGGCGGCTGATGGACGCCCGGAGCGACTGGCCCTGCCTGAGGCCCACCGAGTTCTTCACGGAGGGCACCTATCCCGCGGCAAAGTGGCAGGTGAAGCTCTACTGCCTGGTGCTCCAGCCCGCCAGAGGGGCCTGGCGCCTGCGCCCGGAGGACCTGGTACTTAAATCCGCGCGGCTCCTGGAAGAGAGGCGCGGCGTGGTTCTGGACTGGGCGGCCGGGTTCAGGAAGAGCGGCGTGGCGTGGCTCTTCCTGAAGCCCTGGGCTTGCGACCGGGAAACCGGGAAGAGGGTCTGGTTCCGGCCTTCGCCGGAGGACCTGCAAACACTGAGAGAGATGGTCCCAAAAATAAAGCCGGGTCGCGTGCTCGGCGGGGAAAGGGGGCGACGGCGGTGATAGTGGCACCGGTGGAAAATACTCACGCTTCGCCGGTCGCGGCGGGGGCAGTCACGGCTATCGTCGTTGGCGCGGCCCTGGCGCTCTTCCTCCCGCGACTGGGGTGGAAGCTCGTGCTCTGGGCGGTTGGTGCCCTGGCGGCGATCGCTTTTTTGAAGGCGCTATTTTAAGGACACCAGGGAAAGGAGTGGCGGTCTGTGAACCTTTTTAAATCTTTCGAATTCTCTGTGGTGACGTGGATCACGAAGCTCTGGCTGGTGCTGCTGGCCGTCGGGGTGCTGGTGGGTGCGTGCTGGTGGCTCGTCAGCAGTTACCCGGTGCTGGTGTGCCTAGCGCTGGGGTGCGCGGCGGCGTCTCTTTTCACCCGCAGGTGGTACCTGATACTGTTGGGGGCGGCCGCCGGCGGCGCGCTGGTGGGTGCCCCTGCCGCGCTGGTGGGGGCCCCCGTGGACTGGCGGCTCTGGCTCACCCTGCAGCCGCTCGCGGGATGGGACCTCTACGCGCGCTATGGTCTTTATACCGGGGCCTGCGCCGGGCTGCTCTTCGCGCTCGCAGGCCGGGGCGGGGTGCATGACGAGAGGCACGTCCACGGTCTGAAGGTGGCTACGGGCCACCCGGAGGCGGGGACGAGCCGTTGGGCCGGGTTCGCGGACGTGACCCACGTCTGCGAGTTCGGCCCTCCGGCCCCTCGCAAAGGGGGCACCGTCCTGGGCAAGATGCGCGGGCAGGTGGTTCGGGCGGTTCTCGACAGGTGCAGGCCGCCCCTTCCGGCCCACGCCCTGGTGGTCGCGGGCACGGGCGCGGGCAAGACCTTCTCCTTCGTCATCCCGAACGCGGTCGCGGCGGCGATGGAAGGTGAGTCCCTGGTGCTCACCGACCCGAAAGGGGAGCTGGCATGCCTGCTGGCCCCGTGGCTGAGGGAGAAGGGCTACGAGGTGTACCTGTTCAACCTGGCGTACCCGCAGTGGAGCTCCTGCTGGAACCCGGTCTTAGAGTGCAGGGATGACGAAGAGATAACCGCGTTCGCGACCGCGATAGTGCAGAACGCGGCGAAGGACAAGAGCGGCTACTTCGTGATGAAGGAGATACAACTGCTCAAGGCGCTGGTCTATTTGCTCCAGGCCGACTTCCCGGAGGAGCAGGCGCACCTGAGGAGCGCGCTGTCGCTCTTGTCCTGGCCGCTGGAGGCCTTGGACGCGCGCTTCGAGGCGGCCTACCGGGCGGGGAGGCTCCCGCAGTCCGGCTACGAGGAGTGGCGCGGCGCGGTGAGCTCTAACTACGAAAACGCTGTGTCGGGCCTGAGCGCAAAACTTAACGTGATCCGTTCGGAGGGCGTGGCGAAGCTGCTGAGCAGGCAGGAGATCGACCTGAGCGCTATCGGCAGGGAGAAGGCGGCGCTGTTCTGTGTCCTGCCGGTCAACGCGGCGCACCTGAAGCCGGTGCTGGCGACCTTTTACTACTTCTTCTTCCGGCGTCTTTACGGCCTGGCGGCGGAGAGCGGCGGGAGGCTTCCCAACCCGACCCGGTTTCTCCTGGACGAGTTCGCGAATGTGGGGCAGGTGCCCGGCTTCGTGGAGGTCATCTCCACGGCCCGGTCGCTCGGGATCAAGATACAGTTCGTCCTGCAGGGGCTGAAGCAGCTGCAGGACGTCTACGGGGATGCGGAAAAAGAGGCGATCCTCTCCAACTGCCCGATCCAGCTCTTCCTCGGGGGCGACGACGCCACCACCACGCGCTACTTCTCCTCCCGGCTCGGCGAAGCGGCGGTCTACGCCCAGGCGGAGCGAAAAGACGCCACGCTGCCGGGGCAGAAACACTTCACCCTGGCTCGCAGGACCGAGGGGGTGAAGCGCCGGGCACTGATGGAGCCGGAGGAGCTCTCCCGGATGGATCCGATGGCGGCGGTCGCCCTCATCAGGTGGTGCCTGCCGCT containing:
- a CDS encoding ribbon-helix-helix domain-containing protein is translated as MRKTERLSVTLPAETAERIKTEAARRHVSVSSLVALAVERLTCDLEAAEFARRAEVFARACLLAALRDLEPEARVEEARRLLAEATAQIKRMEEKRR
- a CDS encoding VirD4-like conjugal transfer protein, CD1115 family, whose amino-acid sequence is MNLFKSFEFSVVTWITKLWLVLLAVGVLVGACWWLVSSYPVLVCLALGCAAASLFTRRWYLILLGAAAGGALVGAPAALVGAPVDWRLWLTLQPLAGWDLYARYGLYTGACAGLLFALAGRGGVHDERHVHGLKVATGHPEAGTSRWAGFADVTHVCEFGPPAPRKGGTVLGKMRGQVVRAVLDRCRPPLPAHALVVAGTGAGKTFSFVIPNAVAAAMEGESLVLTDPKGELACLLAPWLREKGYEVYLFNLAYPQWSSCWNPVLECRDDEEITAFATAIVQNAAKDKSGYFVMKEIQLLKALVYLLQADFPEEQAHLRSALSLLSWPLEALDARFEAAYRAGRLPQSGYEEWRGAVSSNYENAVSGLSAKLNVIRSEGVAKLLSRQEIDLSAIGREKAALFCVLPVNAAHLKPVLATFYYFFFRRLYGLAAESGGRLPNPTRFLLDEFANVGQVPGFVEVISTARSLGIKIQFVLQGLKQLQDVYGDAEKEAILSNCPIQLFLGGDDATTTRYFSSRLGEAAVYAQAERKDATLPGQKHFTLARRTEGVKRRALMEPEELSRMDPMAAVALIRWCLPLYLEKLGWTELPQAKEIQTLAARTLADVCPERGDIKVELPEVPEAQEEPERPRRSRDSERGGGRRPPEPDEDVEDVVERFGI
- a CDS encoding HU family DNA-binding protein — protein: MTKTDFVSLVAEKSGLTKKDAARAVDAFCEAVKEAAAKGEKVVLPGFGAFAVVTTKERKGRDLRTGEEIVIPAKRAVRFRVGKLLKEAVK